The Pseudoalteromonas translucida KMM 520 genome has a window encoding:
- a CDS encoding cobalamin biosynthesis protein CobD/CbiB — translation MLSNMVQNHLDFIVFIIALLAERFLPLVSWYHPNTALTAIFSAIGKRIYKAAEPNSYQYLAATLASTLILSVILIIIVLLLEFAFYPELLAGLILYLCLESKAIDKKALRIAKLTKQNQKSAARELLKPLVARDVTKLSAAGIIKALIESLILRTARYYFVVIFVFLVLGPIAALAYRLLTLIEQAWRSNIKPNSPFLKPLKITLFIIEFIPMRLLALTIAASKASKLSMHYIKHYGRHFYQTNTGWLLSTCSASLGVQLGGPAVYFGERFNKMRIGTERLPIAEDVPVIINRLNQARVFWLLVVVCIEILKSI, via the coding sequence ATGCTCAGCAATATGGTTCAAAATCACTTGGACTTTATTGTATTTATAATTGCGCTCCTTGCTGAGCGCTTTTTACCACTTGTTAGTTGGTATCATCCGAATACCGCTTTAACGGCTATTTTTAGCGCTATTGGTAAGCGTATTTATAAAGCAGCAGAACCTAATAGCTATCAATATTTAGCCGCAACCCTTGCCAGTACACTTATTTTAAGTGTGATACTTATTATTATTGTATTGCTACTAGAATTTGCATTTTACCCTGAATTACTCGCCGGGCTTATTTTATATTTATGCCTTGAGAGTAAAGCTATTGATAAAAAAGCACTACGTATTGCAAAGCTTACCAAACAAAATCAAAAATCTGCCGCCCGCGAGCTATTAAAGCCATTAGTAGCCCGAGACGTTACTAAACTCTCTGCCGCAGGCATAATTAAAGCCTTAATAGAGAGCCTAATATTACGTACTGCGCGATATTACTTTGTGGTGATATTTGTTTTTTTAGTACTTGGCCCTATAGCAGCGCTTGCCTATCGATTACTTACTTTAATTGAGCAGGCATGGCGCAGTAATATTAAACCCAACAGTCCTTTTTTAAAGCCGCTTAAAATTACCTTGTTTATTATTGAATTTATTCCTATGCGCTTATTGGCACTGACTATTGCAGCCAGTAAAGCGAGCAAGCTAAGCATGCATTATATAAAGCATTACGGCCGACACTTTTATCAAACTAATACAGGATGGCTTTTAAGCACTTGCTCTGCATCATTAGGCGTACAGCTAGGCGGGCCTGCAGTGTATTTTGGCGAACGTTTTAACAAAATGCGTATTGGCACCGAACGCCTTCCTATTGCTGAGGACGTGCCGGTTATTATTAATAGACTAAATCAAGCGCGGGTATTTTGGTTACTGGTCGTTGTTTGCATAGAAATACTAAAAAGCATTTAG
- the mtnN gene encoding 5'-methylthioadenosine/S-adenosylhomocysteine nucleosidase — MNVGIIGAMEPEVKILREAMQNPQTLTKAGFTFYTGELAGNTVTLVQSGIGKVASTIATTLLIDNFAPDCVINTGSAGGFDPSLNVGDVVISSEVRHHDVDVTAFGYEIGQVPQMPAGFAAHPKLVAAAEQTIAQISDVKTLVGLICTGDIFMCDPIRIEKARSDFPTMLAVEMEGASIAQTCHTLNTPFVVIRSMSDIAGKESPQSFEEYLETASINSSKMVVALLEKLTAVSL, encoded by the coding sequence ATGAATGTTGGTATTATTGGCGCAATGGAGCCAGAAGTTAAAATTTTGCGCGAAGCAATGCAAAACCCACAAACTTTAACTAAAGCTGGTTTTACTTTTTATACCGGTGAATTAGCGGGTAACACAGTAACATTGGTTCAATCTGGTATTGGTAAAGTAGCATCAACTATTGCAACTACATTACTTATTGACAACTTTGCCCCTGATTGCGTAATTAACACTGGCTCTGCAGGCGGCTTTGATCCGTCATTAAATGTGGGCGATGTAGTTATTTCGTCAGAAGTTCGTCATCATGATGTTGATGTAACTGCTTTTGGTTACGAAATAGGTCAAGTACCACAAATGCCAGCAGGTTTTGCAGCACACCCTAAATTAGTGGCTGCCGCAGAGCAAACTATTGCGCAAATTAGCGACGTAAAAACCTTAGTTGGTTTAATTTGTACCGGCGACATATTTATGTGTGACCCAATACGTATTGAAAAAGCTCGTAGCGACTTTCCCACAATGCTTGCAGTAGAAATGGAAGGCGCATCAATTGCGCAAACCTGTCATACACTTAATACGCCGTTTGTGGTTATTCGCTCTATGTCAGATATTGCCGGCAAAGAGTCGCCGCAGTCGTTTGAAGAATACCTAGAAACAGCATCAATCAATTCATCTAAAATGGTAGTGGCGTTACTTGAAAAGCTAACGGCAGTTTCACTGTAA
- a CDS encoding DUF2726 domain-containing protein — translation MEFALLSILVLVVGASVVASKFNDDGGNPYPFTRKQNVFTQVESAFLNLLERAVGDQYKIVSRVKLIDVIDCKQGLSAKSKRAAMAKAKNKQLDFVLVDKEKMTIVAAVDLVNNANKDGHKAQRDWFVNGALEAAGIPHIRMKVKSGYRPSEVRDAIMFKLGKPAAAQTARPIRTRVQKPAVLSPSQAKAHSTALAEI, via the coding sequence ATGGAATTCGCTTTATTATCAATTTTAGTATTAGTTGTTGGGGCCTCTGTTGTTGCGTCAAAGTTTAACGATGATGGCGGAAACCCTTATCCTTTTACCCGCAAGCAAAATGTATTTACCCAAGTAGAAAGTGCTTTTTTAAATTTATTAGAGCGCGCAGTGGGCGATCAGTATAAAATTGTTAGTCGTGTAAAACTAATCGACGTGATTGATTGCAAACAAGGTTTATCGGCAAAGTCTAAGCGTGCCGCAATGGCTAAAGCTAAAAATAAACAGCTTGATTTTGTGCTAGTCGATAAAGAAAAAATGACCATAGTGGCAGCCGTAGACTTAGTAAACAATGCCAATAAAGATGGCCATAAAGCACAACGCGACTGGTTTGTTAATGGCGCATTAGAGGCCGCTGGCATCCCGCATATTCGTATGAAAGTAAAATCAGGCTATCGCCCAAGTGAAGTTCGCGACGCTATTATGTTTAAACTCGGTAAACCTGCGGCTGCGCAAACAGCTCGCCCTATTCGTACCCGAGTTCAAAAACCAGCGGTACTATCACCTTCTCAAGCTAAAGCGCACTCTACAGCACTAGCCGAAATTTAA
- the folE2 gene encoding GTP cyclohydrolase FolE2 codes for MQTNMPDIANTAPALQTGTLDWVGMGEIELPFIFESHGITPVTVNAKARAFVNLHKEDAKGIHMSRLFLALDTLSTEQQVNPQTLAQALDFFISSHEGLSDKALIEFKFELPLRRKSLLSGKAGWKSYPVILTSTIEQGVISYELSVDVTYSSTCPCSAALARQLIQNAFAEKFNQETLSQKEALEWLGTTQGIVATPHSQRSIANVKVKLNSNITQFDVVNLINTIEDELKTPVQAAVKREDEQEFARLNGQNLMFCEDAARKIKALLETQQYSDYWLQINHYESLHAHDALAIAVKGVAGGYKA; via the coding sequence ATGCAAACTAATATGCCCGATATAGCTAACACGGCTCCCGCCTTACAAACTGGTACATTAGACTGGGTGGGAATGGGTGAAATTGAACTGCCATTTATTTTTGAGTCACATGGCATAACGCCTGTTACTGTTAATGCTAAAGCACGCGCTTTTGTAAACTTACACAAAGAAGATGCAAAAGGCATTCATATGTCGCGCTTATTTTTAGCCCTCGACACGCTCTCTACTGAGCAGCAAGTTAACCCTCAAACATTGGCTCAAGCGCTCGATTTTTTTATTAGTAGCCACGAAGGCTTAAGTGATAAAGCACTTATAGAGTTTAAATTTGAATTACCACTGCGCCGTAAATCGTTATTAAGCGGTAAAGCTGGCTGGAAAAGCTATCCTGTTATATTAACCAGCACAATTGAACAAGGTGTTATTAGTTACGAGCTAAGTGTTGATGTAACCTATTCATCAACTTGCCCGTGTTCAGCGGCACTGGCGCGTCAGCTGATACAAAATGCATTTGCCGAAAAATTCAATCAAGAAACCCTCAGTCAAAAAGAAGCACTAGAATGGCTAGGTACTACACAAGGTATTGTAGCCACCCCACACTCGCAGCGCTCAATTGCTAATGTAAAAGTAAAACTCAACAGTAATATTACTCAATTTGACGTGGTTAATTTAATTAACACGATTGAAGATGAATTAAAAACGCCAGTACAAGCCGCAGTAAAACGTGAAGATGAGCAAGAGTTTGCCCGTCTAAATGGTCAAAATTTAATGTTTTGTGAAGATGCTGCTCGTAAAATTAAAGCGCTACTAGAAACACAGCAATACAGTGATTACTGGTTACAAATAAATCATTACGAATCGCTGCATGCACACGATGCACTCGCTATTGCAGTTAAAGGCGTTGCTGGCGGTTATAAAGCTTAA